Proteins found in one Hippopotamus amphibius kiboko isolate mHipAmp2 chromosome 12, mHipAmp2.hap2, whole genome shotgun sequence genomic segment:
- the DEFB124 gene encoding beta-defensin 124 produces the protein MLGSSSLVFSPVAPAPLQSPVAMTQLLLLFVAFLVLGHVPSGRSEFKRCWKGYGACRPYCTKYETYMHLCPDASLCCIPYGLKPPASKPENV, from the exons ATGCTTGGTTCTTCTTCTCTTGTGTTCTCCCCAGTGGCCCCTGCCCCCCTCCAGAGCCCTGTGGCTATGACACAGCTGCTTCTGCTTTTTGTGGCTTTCCTGGTCCTGGGTCATGTGCCGTCAG GGAGAAGTGAATTCAAACGGTGCTGGAAGGGCTACGGGGCCTGCCGGCCTTACTGCACGAAGTACGAAACCTACATGCACCTGTGCCCGGATGCCTCCCTGTGCTGTATACCCTATGGACTCAAGCCTCCGGCCTCCAAGCCTGAAAATGTTTAG